Proteins from a genomic interval of Paenibacillus sp. FSL R5-0623:
- a CDS encoding zinc ribbon domain-containing protein — protein MKLLQRIKDGANKATERAQHAVEIGKLNNQIVGLQQEQEVHFTDMGRIFYEGYRAQDMTRAEKEMVDLSQLCDELQDEIDGLRNKIAQLKNERLCECGHVASLDANFCPKCGRKLGELKTPAPTVGAAGVAGATTAARQEAAVAQTQTPEPDFYDAPPELELEEDEPYHTVIPSIADLETESEYNSTEFTQEEKEAFDAEWERRRDEEMQRERERQQELDERIRYWKENNPIVNTVDVQTEVSREMVNCQICAAELPKGSKWCPRCGAEQI, from the coding sequence ATGAAACTGCTTCAGCGCATCAAAGACGGAGCGAACAAAGCAACAGAGCGTGCCCAGCACGCCGTTGAGATTGGGAAATTGAACAACCAGATTGTGGGCTTGCAACAGGAACAGGAAGTCCATTTTACAGATATGGGTCGCATCTTCTATGAGGGTTATCGGGCACAGGATATGACGCGTGCGGAAAAAGAAATGGTGGATCTGTCGCAGCTCTGCGACGAATTGCAGGACGAGATTGATGGTCTGCGCAACAAGATTGCACAACTCAAGAACGAACGGTTGTGCGAGTGTGGACACGTCGCTTCTCTGGATGCCAACTTTTGCCCTAAATGCGGACGCAAGTTGGGTGAACTCAAGACACCAGCACCTACAGTAGGAGCTGCAGGAGTCGCAGGAGCCACCACAGCCGCGAGACAGGAGGCAGCTGTAGCTCAGACCCAAACTCCAGAGCCAGACTTCTACGATGCGCCACCTGAGTTGGAATTGGAGGAAGATGAACCGTATCATACGGTCATTCCGTCCATAGCGGATCTGGAAACGGAATCGGAATATAACAGTACGGAATTTACCCAGGAAGAAAAGGAAGCGTTCGATGCGGAGTGGGAACGTCGCAGAGATGAAGAGATGCAACGGGAACGTGAGCGTCAGCAGGAACTGGACGAACGCATCCGCTACTGGAAAGAAAACAACCCGATCGTGAATACGGTGGACGTACAGACCGAAGTGTCACGCGAAATGGTGAATTGTCAGATTTGTGCAGCCGAGCTGCCCAAAGGGTCGAAGTGGTGCCCGCGTTGTGGTGCCGAACAGATCTGA
- a CDS encoding TrmB family transcriptional regulator, translated as MDQLLHHLRHLGFTEMESKIMVELARQGSASGYEVAKRLGVSRSNVYATLQRLEQRGFLRCSPGEPAKYSVLKPEEMTRMISDQMRTSLDYVQSSMPKSEPEKPVFYNVEGDKNVFENLSRELAEAQHEIVVDVWREEAELLRNDLQQAEARGVRLLWSCDGGEGMLDQPVPLPGLPLYGTGNGRKFSLVVDRRWCMLGMRGESCATQAVVTEHPVMTGLLLNHFAQELVLYELEQDMGEELESRYGHRYEELSARYWSSPSGEGEQS; from the coding sequence ATGGACCAACTGCTGCATCATTTGCGTCATCTTGGGTTTACCGAGATGGAATCTAAAATTATGGTGGAACTCGCTCGTCAGGGATCAGCCTCAGGCTATGAGGTTGCGAAGCGGCTTGGCGTGTCCCGTTCCAATGTATATGCGACCCTGCAACGGCTGGAACAGCGTGGATTCTTGCGGTGTAGTCCGGGGGAACCGGCGAAGTATAGTGTGCTGAAGCCGGAGGAGATGACACGCATGATCTCTGATCAAATGCGTACCTCGCTGGATTATGTCCAGAGCAGCATGCCTAAAAGTGAACCGGAGAAACCTGTCTTCTATAACGTCGAAGGGGACAAAAATGTGTTTGAGAATCTGAGCCGTGAGTTGGCTGAGGCTCAGCATGAGATTGTCGTAGACGTCTGGCGTGAAGAGGCGGAACTGTTACGTAATGACTTACAGCAGGCTGAAGCTCGCGGTGTGCGGTTGTTATGGTCGTGTGATGGTGGCGAAGGCATGCTCGATCAGCCTGTTCCTTTGCCGGGCCTGCCTTTGTACGGCACAGGTAATGGTCGGAAATTCTCTCTGGTGGTGGACCGCCGCTGGTGCATGCTGGGCATGCGCGGGGAATCATGCGCCACACAGGCAGTGGTGACGGAGCATCCGGTAATGACCGGACTGCTGCTGAATCATTTTGCTCAAGAGCTGGTGTTGTACGAATTGGAACAGGATATGGGTGAGGAACTGGAGTCCCGCTATGGGCACCGGTACGAAGAACTCTCTGCGCGTTATTGGTCTTCTCCTTCAGGAGAGGGTGAACAGAGCTAG
- a CDS encoding NUDIX domain-containing protein — protein MTPERFDIYDDQQNWIGTSLRSEVHAKGYWHRSFHCWIVRDEGEQRRVLFQRRRDIKDTFPGCYDITAAGHLTAGEQLQDASRELEEELGVYTPFEALTYLFTATQQLQGEVRGVPFIDREFSAVYGLCLNQPLEAYVLQPSEVDSLYEVPLDDLLALFRNEIDVIQATGVQTQPLTSPPHSIGHKDPLSDHTADDPERIVREIRAAEFVPHGTAYYTDVLEALYHVPKD, from the coding sequence ATGACCCCAGAACGTTTCGACATTTATGACGATCAGCAAAATTGGATCGGCACTTCACTGCGCAGCGAGGTCCATGCCAAAGGATATTGGCACCGTTCATTCCACTGCTGGATTGTGCGTGACGAAGGCGAGCAACGACGGGTCCTTTTTCAGCGGCGGCGTGATATTAAGGATACCTTCCCCGGATGTTACGACATTACAGCAGCAGGCCATCTTACCGCAGGTGAACAACTGCAAGACGCCAGTCGTGAGCTGGAGGAAGAACTGGGTGTTTATACTCCATTCGAGGCACTAACCTATCTATTCACAGCTACACAGCAACTCCAAGGAGAGGTGCGTGGTGTCCCATTCATAGATCGGGAATTCAGTGCCGTCTATGGATTATGTCTGAACCAGCCGCTCGAAGCCTACGTTCTGCAGCCCAGCGAGGTGGATAGCCTGTATGAAGTGCCGCTGGATGATCTACTCGCTTTGTTTCGTAATGAGATCGACGTCATTCAAGCTACCGGAGTTCAGACTCAGCCATTGACATCACCGCCACATTCCATCGGTCATAAGGACCCATTAAGTGATCATACAGCTGATGATCCGGAACGTATCGTTCGCGAGATTCGGGCAGCAGAATTCGTGCCTCATGGCACAGCTTATTATACGGATGTGCTGGAAGCTCTTTATCACGTGCCCAAAGATTGA
- the mscL gene encoding large conductance mechanosensitive channel protein MscL — protein sequence MKGVLKEFKEFAVRGNVIDLAVGVIIGAAFGKIVTSLVNDIIMPPVGKLLGGVDFSQKIINLDWDMKTASGQEIKTLAQANEAGATVIAYGQFINVMIDFIIVAFCIFMLVKGINYLKSKEHKKPEPQKTTKACKYCLSEIPAAATRCSHCTSELEAEGTGAPA from the coding sequence ATGAAAGGCGTACTTAAAGAATTTAAGGAATTTGCCGTACGCGGCAACGTCATCGACCTAGCAGTCGGTGTTATTATCGGGGCTGCTTTTGGTAAAATCGTCACGTCCCTCGTGAATGATATCATCATGCCACCGGTGGGTAAACTGCTTGGAGGAGTAGATTTCAGTCAGAAAATTATCAATCTGGATTGGGATATGAAAACTGCCAGTGGGCAGGAAATCAAGACACTGGCCCAAGCCAACGAAGCTGGCGCAACCGTAATCGCTTACGGGCAGTTCATCAACGTAATGATTGATTTCATTATCGTTGCGTTCTGTATCTTCATGCTTGTGAAGGGCATCAACTATCTCAAAAGCAAAGAACACAAAAAGCCCGAGCCGCAAAAAACGACCAAGGCTTGCAAGTATTGCCTATCGGAAATTCCAGCCGCAGCTACCCGCTGCTCGCACTGTACTTCAGAGCTTGAAGCTGAAGGCACCGGCGCTCCGGCATAA
- a CDS encoding xanthine phosphoribosyltransferase, which translates to MQLLKDKVRQEGIVLSEQVLKVDSFLNHQMDPVLMKEVGKEFIRRFEGENITRVLTIESSGIAPGIMTALELNVPLIFARKQKSLTLTEDILVEKVYSFTKQETNEITVAKKFMKPGDRVLIIDDFLANGEAAFGLARIVEQVGAEVVGIGIVIEKAFQPGGRLLKEAGYRVESLVRIGALSDGQVTFADEEGTN; encoded by the coding sequence ATGCAATTGTTAAAAGACAAGGTAAGACAGGAAGGCATTGTCCTGTCCGAGCAAGTACTCAAAGTGGATTCATTCCTGAACCACCAGATGGACCCGGTTTTGATGAAGGAAGTGGGCAAGGAATTCATTCGCCGCTTTGAAGGTGAGAATATCACACGTGTGCTGACAATTGAGTCGTCAGGGATCGCACCGGGCATCATGACTGCATTGGAGCTTAACGTGCCGCTGATCTTTGCTCGGAAGCAGAAGTCGCTCACACTGACAGAAGACATTCTGGTGGAGAAGGTCTACTCCTTCACGAAGCAGGAGACCAATGAAATTACCGTTGCCAAGAAATTCATGAAGCCTGGTGATCGTGTGCTGATCATTGATGATTTTCTGGCGAATGGTGAAGCAGCATTTGGTCTGGCTCGCATTGTGGAGCAGGTTGGAGCCGAAGTGGTGGGTATCGGTATTGTTATTGAAAAAGCATTCCAGCCGGGAGGTCGCTTGCTGAAAGAAGCAGGATACCGTGTGGAATCGCTGGTTCGCATCGGGGCACTGTCGGATGGGCAGGTTACATTTGCGGACGAGGAGGGCACGAACTAA
- a CDS encoding nucleobase:cation symporter-2 family protein, translating into MARERIFQRHRHPIKTFSLGLQHVLAMYAGAVVVPLIVSNALGFTQEQLTYLIAIDLLACGVATLLQVWGNKYFGVGLPVMLGCAFQAVSPMILIGMNSGVSAIYGAIIASGLFVLIFSGIFGKLIRLFPPVVTGSVVTIIGLTLIPVAFHDLGGGQGSEDFGSGVNLLLGFGVLLFIILMTRFTTGFIRSISVLIGLLAGTVAAGFMGEVNFAPIRDASWFHVVQPFYFGRPTFEIVPILTMILVAIVSVAESTGVFMALGKILDKDLSSKDLARGYRAEGLAIVLGGIFNSFPYTTYSQNVGLVQMTRVKTRDVIVVAGGILVVIGFVPKIAALAQLVPGAVLGGAMVALFGMVVSSGIRIIGSQVDLNRHENLFVIACSVGMGLGVTVVPELFAGAPAWAQIMLGNGIIAGSFTAIFMNLLFNGLGTKETAAQMAEQQADAILGETGKSA; encoded by the coding sequence ATGGCACGCGAACGTATTTTTCAGCGGCATCGGCATCCAATCAAAACTTTCTCTCTAGGATTACAGCACGTGCTTGCGATGTATGCAGGAGCCGTCGTTGTCCCATTGATCGTTAGTAACGCATTGGGTTTTACACAGGAACAACTAACCTATCTCATTGCCATTGACCTGCTCGCATGTGGTGTGGCTACACTGCTTCAGGTATGGGGAAATAAATATTTCGGCGTAGGGCTGCCTGTCATGCTTGGTTGTGCATTCCAGGCCGTGTCTCCGATGATCCTAATCGGGATGAACAGTGGAGTATCTGCCATTTACGGAGCGATCATCGCTTCAGGGCTGTTCGTATTGATCTTCTCCGGAATCTTTGGGAAGCTTATTCGGCTCTTTCCACCAGTGGTTACGGGTTCGGTGGTTACGATTATCGGTTTAACCTTGATTCCGGTTGCTTTCCACGATCTGGGCGGCGGTCAGGGGTCAGAAGATTTCGGCAGTGGAGTGAACTTGTTACTCGGTTTCGGGGTGCTGCTCTTTATCATTTTAATGACTCGATTCACTACAGGTTTTATCCGTTCCATCTCGGTACTGATTGGTCTGCTGGCAGGTACGGTGGCAGCAGGGTTCATGGGTGAAGTGAACTTTGCCCCTATTCGCGATGCAAGTTGGTTCCATGTTGTTCAACCGTTTTACTTCGGCAGACCGACGTTTGAGATTGTCCCTATTCTGACGATGATTCTGGTGGCGATTGTCAGCGTGGCCGAGTCCACAGGTGTATTTATGGCTCTTGGCAAAATCCTGGACAAGGACTTGTCCTCCAAGGATCTGGCCCGTGGTTATCGTGCGGAAGGTCTGGCTATTGTATTAGGGGGTATTTTCAACTCATTCCCGTATACAACGTATTCGCAAAATGTAGGACTGGTACAGATGACACGTGTGAAGACACGTGATGTCATTGTAGTAGCTGGTGGAATCCTGGTAGTCATTGGATTTGTACCCAAAATTGCAGCCCTCGCACAGCTTGTTCCAGGGGCAGTGCTTGGCGGAGCCATGGTGGCCTTGTTTGGCATGGTGGTATCATCAGGCATTCGAATTATCGGCAGTCAGGTCGATCTGAACCGACATGAGAATCTGTTTGTCATCGCTTGTTCTGTAGGTATGGGGCTTGGGGTTACCGTTGTGCCTGAGTTGTTCGCAGGTGCACCGGCTTGGGCTCAGATTATGCTCGGTAATGGTATCATTGCAGGCAGTTTCACGGCGATCTTCATGAACCTGCTGTTCAACGGTCTGGGTACCAAGGAAACAGCCGCCCAAATGGCTGAACAACAGGCAGATGCCATCCTTGGAGAAACAGGCAAGTCAGCTTAA
- a CDS encoding transposase produces the protein MDRKEQDMLPLSHEKVEVDGVYINEAGREEHLHQGQHFPADPVLGKSEWKLTEYAFDNHHEGRTDERLVPKENDTDKKGKIDSPRRQFQGG, from the coding sequence ATGGACCGCAAAGAACAGGATATGCTGCCCCTTTCGCATGAAAAGGTGGAAGTAGACGGAGTTTACATTAACGAAGCCGGACGTGAGGAACATCTGCACCAGGGGCAACACTTCCCGGCTGACCCCGTTCTAGGCAAGTCAGAATGGAAACTGACCGAATATGCATTTGATAATCATCATGAAGGAAGAACCGATGAACGTTTGGTTCCCAAAGAAAACGACACCGATAAAAAAGGCAAGATCGACAGCCCACGCAGACAGTTTCAGGGTGGGTAA
- the map gene encoding type I methionyl aminopeptidase — protein MHVDPILKTKEEIGYMREAGRILRSCHQHIEQWMIPGITTAEINERVEEFLAARGATPEQKGYKGYPYATCASVNEVVCHGFPGEEELASGDAVTIDMVVNKDGWLADSAWTYGIGETSRSIRKLMRRTEKALERAIAQAVPGNTLGDIGSAIERTARLHRYGIVKPLIGHGIGQYIHEPPNVLPYGKRRTGTMLTEGMVITIEPIFTKGSSGAVVWDEDGWTVRTVDGSWGVQYEHTVAITGNGPLILTDGT, from the coding sequence ATGCATGTGGACCCTATTTTGAAAACCAAAGAAGAGATTGGCTACATGCGGGAAGCTGGACGAATTTTGCGAAGTTGTCACCAGCATATTGAGCAGTGGATGATCCCCGGTATCACGACAGCAGAGATTAATGAGCGGGTGGAAGAGTTTCTGGCAGCACGAGGAGCCACACCGGAGCAAAAAGGGTACAAAGGATATCCGTACGCGACATGTGCCTCTGTTAATGAAGTGGTCTGCCACGGATTTCCTGGGGAAGAGGAGCTGGCGAGCGGGGATGCAGTGACCATCGATATGGTGGTGAACAAAGACGGCTGGCTTGCTGACTCGGCCTGGACATATGGAATTGGTGAAACAAGCAGATCCATTCGCAAGCTGATGAGACGAACGGAGAAGGCCCTTGAGCGGGCGATTGCCCAGGCAGTTCCAGGAAATACACTCGGAGATATTGGAAGTGCCATTGAACGAACAGCCAGGTTGCATCGGTACGGTATTGTGAAGCCTCTCATTGGTCATGGAATTGGTCAATATATTCATGAACCCCCAAATGTGTTGCCTTATGGCAAACGCAGAACGGGCACGATGCTGACAGAAGGCATGGTTATTACGATTGAACCAATCTTTACAAAAGGCAGTTCCGGGGCCGTTGTGTGGGATGAAGATGGATGGACGGTAAGGACGGTAGATGGCAGCTGGGGGGTCCAGTATGAGCATACGGTTGCGATTACTGGGAATGGCCCCTTGATTCTGACCGATGGCACGTGA
- the coxB gene encoding cytochrome c oxidase subunit II — MMKQWQVAKRILPLLAVFSLLLSACGREDLSVMKPQGPVAQGQYDLMKLSIAIMIVVLIIVFAIAAYVLIRFRRRAGQTEMPEQVEGNFKLEVIWTAIPLLLVIVLAVPTVQTIFAQGEDLSNDKNALKVQVTSHQYWWEFTYPQYDVTTAQDLIIPTGTKIAFELKTADVLHSFWVPSLAGKMDTNPDGTLNKFSFSAPNEGVYRGKCAELCGRSHAFMEFKVKAVSQESFDRWVNQMKAPAVLPEDTQLAEKFKTNCLSCHAVGDQGGPVAPNLTGIGGKESVAGILLNSREGQEEGSPVLDNMKEWLHDPQSVKPGNTMPNPKDLGLTDEEIDGIAEYLANYKLDYE, encoded by the coding sequence ATGATGAAACAGTGGCAGGTTGCAAAGCGAATTCTCCCCTTGCTGGCGGTGTTCTCTTTGCTGCTATCCGCATGCGGGCGGGAAGACTTGTCGGTAATGAAACCTCAGGGTCCTGTAGCGCAAGGCCAATATGATCTGATGAAGTTATCCATCGCGATTATGATCGTGGTGCTCATCATTGTATTTGCCATAGCGGCCTATGTTCTGATCCGGTTTCGTAGACGAGCCGGGCAGACTGAGATGCCCGAACAGGTTGAAGGTAATTTCAAGCTGGAAGTAATATGGACAGCCATTCCGTTATTGCTGGTTATTGTTCTGGCAGTACCGACGGTCCAAACGATTTTTGCCCAAGGCGAAGATCTGTCCAATGACAAAAACGCACTTAAGGTCCAAGTCACCTCGCATCAGTACTGGTGGGAATTCACTTATCCTCAATATGACGTAACCACCGCTCAAGATCTCATCATCCCGACCGGAACCAAAATCGCATTCGAATTAAAAACCGCTGACGTGCTTCACTCCTTCTGGGTGCCGTCACTTGCGGGCAAAATGGACACAAACCCGGATGGAACACTTAACAAGTTCAGTTTCTCTGCACCGAATGAAGGCGTTTACCGCGGTAAATGTGCCGAGTTATGTGGCAGATCACATGCTTTCATGGAGTTTAAGGTAAAAGCAGTGAGTCAGGAATCGTTTGACAGATGGGTGAACCAGATGAAAGCACCCGCAGTCCTTCCTGAAGATACTCAATTGGCCGAAAAGTTCAAAACAAACTGCCTTTCTTGCCACGCTGTTGGTGACCAAGGTGGACCGGTTGCACCTAACCTGACGGGAATAGGCGGCAAGGAATCTGTCGCAGGCATTTTGCTGAATTCTCGCGAGGGACAGGAAGAAGGTAGTCCGGTACTGGATAACATGAAAGAATGGCTCCATGATCCACAATCCGTGAAGCCGGGCAATACCATGCCGAATCCCAAAGATCTTGGGTTGACGGATGAAGAAATCGACGGAATTGCCGAATATCTGGCCAACTACAAATTGGACTATGAATAG
- the ctaD gene encoding cytochrome c oxidase subunit I yields the protein MAHAHSVKRYRGLMDWITTVDHKKIAILYLVAGGFFFGIGGIEAILIRIQLMKPMNDFVSAQVFNELITMHGTTMIFLGVMPLIFAIMNAVVPLQIGARDVAFPFLNALGFWTFLFGGLLLNLSWVMGGAPDAGWTSYTPLSGSEYSGTHGVDFYTIGLQIAGLGTLIGGINFLATIITMRAPGMSYMRMPMFTWTTFITSAIILFAFPAITVGLVLLTFDRILGANFFDVAGGGNPVLWQHIFWIFGHPEVYILILPAFGIISEVIPTFSRKRLFGYSSMVFATILIAFLGFMVWAHHMFTTGLGNVANALFSISTMLIAVPTGIKIFNWLFTMWGGQIRFTAANLFAVGFVPTFVMGGVTGVMLASAPADFQFHDTYFVVAHFHYVIVGGLVLGLFSGLHYWWPKMFGRILSETLGKWTFWTFMIGFQLTFFVQHFLGLMGMQRRIVTYLPNQDFDLLNLVSSVGAFLMGVGVIMFLVNIVITMRKPAGAPNDPWEDGRTLEWSIPSPPPEYNFKQTPLVRGIDAYWKEKMAGHTEMTPAEPVGSIHMPSATPLPFVMSVGIFIAGLGLMFSNDEFGNAFMNVIFNNYIVVIIGLVITFGAMALRSLYDDHGWHIEPEDQDEKGART from the coding sequence TTGGCTCATGCGCATAGCGTCAAGAGGTACAGGGGCTTGATGGATTGGATCACCACCGTCGATCACAAAAAAATCGCCATTCTCTATTTGGTTGCGGGTGGATTTTTCTTTGGAATCGGCGGCATTGAAGCCATTTTGATTCGGATTCAACTGATGAAGCCTATGAATGATTTTGTATCGGCACAGGTCTTCAACGAATTGATTACAATGCATGGAACAACGATGATTTTCCTTGGTGTCATGCCACTTATTTTTGCCATTATGAATGCTGTCGTGCCTTTGCAGATCGGGGCACGGGACGTTGCTTTCCCGTTTCTTAACGCGCTGGGTTTCTGGACGTTCCTGTTTGGTGGATTGCTGCTGAACCTGAGCTGGGTTATGGGTGGAGCGCCGGATGCAGGCTGGACCTCATATACACCGCTTTCGGGCAGTGAGTACAGTGGAACGCATGGTGTGGATTTCTACACCATCGGCCTTCAGATCGCGGGTCTGGGAACGCTCATCGGGGGCATTAACTTTCTCGCAACGATTATTACAATGCGTGCTCCAGGCATGTCCTACATGCGGATGCCGATGTTTACATGGACAACATTTATTACATCTGCCATTATCCTTTTTGCTTTTCCTGCCATCACGGTAGGGCTTGTACTTTTGACGTTTGACCGTATACTGGGAGCGAATTTCTTCGATGTCGCAGGTGGCGGTAATCCCGTACTCTGGCAGCACATCTTCTGGATCTTCGGGCACCCGGAAGTATACATTCTGATTTTGCCGGCATTTGGTATTATCTCGGAGGTTATCCCGACCTTCTCGCGTAAACGGTTGTTCGGATACAGCTCCATGGTATTTGCCACCATCCTGATTGCCTTCCTGGGCTTCATGGTATGGGCGCATCACATGTTTACAACAGGTCTGGGTAATGTAGCCAACGCGCTTTTCTCCATCTCCACGATGTTGATTGCCGTACCTACCGGGATCAAAATCTTTAACTGGCTCTTTACGATGTGGGGTGGACAGATCCGCTTTACCGCGGCAAACCTGTTCGCAGTTGGATTCGTCCCAACCTTCGTTATGGGTGGTGTTACAGGCGTTATGCTGGCATCTGCTCCGGCAGACTTCCAGTTCCATGATACGTACTTTGTTGTAGCCCACTTCCACTACGTTATTGTAGGGGGACTCGTACTTGGATTGTTCTCAGGATTACATTACTGGTGGCCGAAGATGTTCGGACGTATTCTCAGTGAAACACTGGGCAAATGGACGTTCTGGACGTTTATGATCGGTTTCCAATTAACGTTCTTTGTACAGCATTTCCTCGGTCTGATGGGGATGCAGCGCCGGATCGTTACATATTTGCCGAATCAGGACTTTGACCTGCTCAATCTGGTCAGCTCCGTCGGTGCGTTTCTAATGGGTGTTGGGGTTATCATGTTCCTCGTGAACATCGTAATCACAATGAGAAAACCGGCTGGCGCGCCAAACGATCCATGGGAAGACGGCCGTACACTGGAATGGTCTATTCCATCTCCGCCGCCGGAATATAATTTCAAGCAGACGCCGCTGGTACGCGGAATTGATGCATATTGGAAGGAAAAAATGGCAGGACATACGGAGATGACACCGGCAGAACCTGTAGGTTCGATTCATATGCCTTCAGCAACGCCGTTGCCGTTTGTAATGTCAGTAGGTATCTTTATCGCCGGACTTGGCTTGATGTTCAGTAATGATGAATTTGGTAATGCATTTATGAACGTCATTTTTAACAATTATATTGTAGTTATTATTGGTCTCGTAATCACATTTGGTGCAATGGCACTTCGTTCACTTTATGATGATCATGGCTGGCATATTGAACCGGAGGATCAGGATGAGAAGGGGGCTAGAACATGA
- a CDS encoding cytochrome c oxidase subunit 3, producing MTTSHAEPVNDKLPHEPEKATLEGRNKLIAFWLFLGGETVLFGTLFATFLALRGQTNDGPTANELFHLPLVAAATFILLVSSLTSVFAIQAMHKGKRDALALWLGITVVLGMGFLALEIYEFYEYVKHKEFGMTTSAFSSAFYTLVGFHGAHVAFGIVWIGIIIGQLFKKGLTVVTAPKVYVSAMYWHFIDVVWVFIFTVVYLLGKVG from the coding sequence ATGACAACCTCACATGCCGAACCGGTGAACGACAAATTGCCGCATGAACCGGAGAAAGCAACGCTGGAAGGCCGTAACAAGCTTATCGCCTTCTGGTTGTTCCTTGGCGGCGAGACGGTACTGTTCGGTACACTCTTTGCTACCTTCCTGGCTCTTCGTGGCCAAACCAATGATGGACCTACGGCGAATGAACTGTTCCACCTGCCACTCGTAGCCGCTGCAACGTTCATTCTCCTGGTCAGTAGTTTGACGAGTGTATTTGCGATTCAAGCCATGCATAAGGGCAAGCGAGATGCACTGGCGTTGTGGCTTGGCATCACGGTAGTACTGGGTATGGGATTTCTCGCACTGGAAATTTACGAGTTCTACGAGTATGTGAAACATAAAGAATTTGGCATGACCACGAGTGCATTCAGTTCAGCATTCTATACACTGGTCGGATTCCACGGAGCCCACGTTGCTTTTGGTATTGTGTGGATCGGAATCATTATCGGTCAGCTGTTCAAAAAAGGATTGACGGTCGTAACCGCACCTAAAGTATACGTCTCCGCAATGTACTGGCACTTTATTGACGTGGTCTGGGTGTTCATCTTTACGGTCGTGTACCTGCTCGGAAAGGTGGGGTAA
- a CDS encoding cytochrome C oxidase subunit IV family protein, which produces MSAQDKTDQQPVKHRHRTEGPQKHVVVFIFSIILTLIAFAAASAGGVNTTFIIIILLVMAILQVFVQLGYWMHLKDKGHLMPILFMAFGFFVAFTCIIMALYWVWW; this is translated from the coding sequence ATGTCGGCACAGGATAAGACAGATCAACAGCCTGTGAAACACCGTCACCGGACGGAAGGGCCACAGAAACACGTCGTGGTGTTTATCTTCTCCATTATTCTCACGCTGATTGCGTTTGCGGCTGCTTCTGCCGGAGGGGTCAACACAACCTTTATCATTATTATTTTGCTCGTTATGGCTATTCTTCAAGTATTCGTTCAATTGGGTTATTGGATGCACTTGAAGGACAAAGGGCACTTGATGCCGATTCTGTTCATGGCCTTTGGCTTTTTTGTAGCCTTTACGTGCATCATTATGGCACTTTATTGGGTCTGGTGGTAA